DNA from Podarcis muralis chromosome 13, rPodMur119.hap1.1, whole genome shotgun sequence:
tactTTGAGATCATGTACACCGCTTGGGTGGTGGGGCAGACCtgctgccctctagatgttgctgaacaaccgcccccactaccctaaggagtctcaaagcggccaacattctcctttcccttcctcccccacaacaaacactctgtgaggtgagtggagctgagagacttcaaagaagtgtgactagcccaaggtcacccagcagctgcatgtggaggagcggggaatcgaacccagttcaccagattatgagtctaccgctcttaaccactacaccacactggctagattAAAATATCGCTAATCGCTATAGACTTCCCTTTGCTATATATAAATGCAACGCAATTAGAAATATTATATTAGAAATTTTTACAAATTCCCCACTTCCCTttacccatgtgtgatctcaatataTTTTTCtaacttcttccatcttgttgtgttgttgtagtTCAATAATTATTCAgttgattcttttattatttccttgcttacccctgcacgttttacacgttatctattaatattccagttccgtaaccaacttttttcttttcctttcctatcTTTTCCAGGCGGAACTGTTTTAGCGATACCCCAGCTGGCGGggacgcacccccccccctttcccccaagtgCAGCCCCGCAAGAAGAGAAGCGGCTCCGGTCTTAATTTTAGCAACATTTTAgtcttttacttttaaaatgtagCTTGGATGTCCGTCGGCCGAAAGGCAGGATCCTGTCGCGGGTCAGGGAAGCACGGCAAACACCCTGCACCCttggggagaagaaaaaggaaggaaaagttgGTCTCATTTAGATTAGGGCAAGGATGCCGGACGGTCCATTCAAGCAAAGGGAAGGACATCTTGAGGTCCCCAATAAAAGCAGTTTGACAGAACTACCAAATCTTTGGCTCTTTATTTCTACAAAGGGCTGGAGGGGCGCCTGGTTTAGCCCCCTGGTGTtgacccccaacacacacacacacaaacacacacacactgcaattgaTGCAAGCCCAAAGGATCTCTCTTCACGTACACTTCAAAGACAGGTAACTCACAActcacacacatttaacttgcgcGATTGCACAGGTGGGGTGGAATAGATAAATGAATGGAGAGCGGAGGAAACCCAAACTTTGGTAAACAGCCCTCCaccttgcagggggtgggggcagttCCCTGGGTTCCTggctttatacatttttttagtacagtgctaccttggtttacaaccataatccgttccggaggtccgtttgtaaaccaaaacaggttgtaacccaagacacgctttcaccaatggggcctccaaaaaaaatttgtTCATAATCCAAAAAAATTTGGTTGTAATCcagaaaaagtttgcaaactgggacacacacttccgggtttgacgtgtttgaaatccaaaacgtatgcaaaccaagacgtatgcaaaccaaggtaccactgtatacacatggACCCTCGTAACTTCCCTGTAAGATGCGAGTTACCTGTACATAGCAGTCTGTCCAGCAGGAGGCAGGGGTGAGTGCAGGAGAGTCAGAGGGAAagagagcctgccccccaaaTGCATTCTCCCCCATCCACCCCTACCCCATGTATCTGGAATATTTTATGCCTTTCTCTGAATAAGGGCTGCCTCCTGACGAAAACATCTTAACTCAATTGTATGCATTTTAATAGTTAGCATTTGCATATGAATAAAGACAATAATTCTGAAGGGAAATAATTAGTCTTACTTGGGATGggcccattgaacttaatgggcatGGTTAAAAGGTCTATATTCAATTCaaggggtctactcttgagttaAAGACTGGTGCACTCTTTGCTTTAGAAAAAGACATTTCCTCTTAGCCAGGATGGAAAGCTGCTTCTAGCGCTGTTTTCATAAGTATTTGTATTAAAAAGAGTTAactttaaaagaataataatgatgaagcCTGAACCTGATGGAATAGAATCAAGTTACAAGTTTTAAATGAAAGGCACTTGCAGAGTCACTGTTGCGCTATTCCACAATACTGGGCCGATAACACTAAAAGCCTCGGTTTCTTGTTGCCAGGTGAGCTTTTGTCAACTTGGGGAACGACCAGCGATGCTTCTCCAGACGATCTCAGTGaccaagctgggatataagggtttgTGTGGTCTCTGATAcaactgtcaatcacctgattCATAAATAATCTCGCCCTTCACATACCCAATCGAACTCTGTGCCCATCCAATACAATATACGGCTCAAGCCTTCATTGCTGTGGCACCCACTGTATGGAACTTCTTCCCCTTGAACGTTAGGCTGGTGCCATCTCTGCTGTCTGCTTGTCACCTACTGAAGATGTTCCTACAAGCCTTTGAAACCGAGATCTTCCCCAAtatgcatctgtattggaattgctCCTAAGATGATTTCTCAGTTTGTTGTTTGcggccctggactcctttggatgccattaggtaaaaggtaaaggtacccctgcccgtacgggccagtcttgacagactctagggttgtgcgcccatctcactcaagaggccgggggccagcgctgtccggagacacttccgggtcacgttgccagcatgacaaagctgcatctggtgagccagcgcagcacacggaaacgccgtttaccttcccgctagtaagcggtccctatttatctacttgcacccgggggtgctttcgaactgctaggttggcaggcgctgggaccgagcaacgggagctcaccccgccgcggggattcgaaccgccgacctttcgatcgtcaagccctaggcgctgaggcttttacccacagcgccacccgcgtcccatgttggATGCCATTATTCTTTTGTAactaaataataaatactaataatttatttattttttagaaatggGACGTTGGCATCCACCTTTAGTCGAcaactgaaaaaaataaataatcatctGCAGTGCTGGTTAAGCACCTTTGCAACAGGCTTAGAAACCTCTTTCCATGTGTCAAGGAAGTCGCTTGCAGCATCcgattctcttcccctcccctccccatcggTTACGGATAATGCTATTTAGCGGCTTATGAGCTCAAGCCCTTCCTTTGTTGCAGCTTCAACCTGGCAGCCCTCCAAAGGAGAGGGGGCACTTCCTTCTCAGAACTAATCCTCCCCACCCATCCCCATTTACCATCCTCAATATCTTTTGCTCTTATTCATCCTGCAGATTCCAGAGGGGAAGCTGCCTAAGTCTTCCAAGGTGCCAGGAGACTCCTTTCTGCTGCAAGAGACTAGCAAATTTATGGTGGCATAAGCTTTCGCTCCAGTCCATCAGATGCACGAATTGTTATATTgaattgcaacacacacacagagttgggAGTTAGGGTGGGAATCGTGAATTCAGAGAGAAATGAACTGCAGAAAATTTAGGGCGGTGATAAATAAGGGCCTTACAGTGGCAATGAATTTGCAAAACAGCCATCGATAACACAGCCATCCTGGCACTGGTATGCCAATTAATACATATAATATGCTTGGAATCGACTGCCAGAGATGGCACTGAATCTCTACCAGTATTGCAATTTAGCAGTTTCACACTTTGGCCTCCCTAAACCATGTGTAACTCAGGATCTGGCAAAGGTGAGCTCCAGTCAATGAAAGGTTATGCCACGATAGATGTGTTTTTGCCACAATTAAGAGTGACACTCGTCTCCTGTTCTGGAAACTTTGGCCTTCGCTAATTAAGAGTACGGTTGTGtgtatgcttttttgttttgttcttaaagTACAATTTTTAAACAAGATCACATTTCCTGCACCCGAAAGAAGGCCTGGATTGGTTTCTACTGTATTTGGAGATTGGGTAGAACATAATGCTGcccaaatatttatataaaaattatataaatacagtgcttttttctggggggtacgcataccctaaacattttgcaaatctttgcacttttgtccatttaatatctttatttcccccgatttgaactataaaatggtgatttttcttgaATCCAAATGAGAgtttcccctaaacatttttttaagaaaaaaagcattgtgtgtgtgtgtgtgtgtgtgtgtgtgtgtgtgtgtgttttccaatggCTGCGGCTCTCCAGCAGTTCAGCTCTCATCCGTCCCAGCCTCCGGACAAAAGcattgtactgtactgtactttctTACGTTGGTAGTGTAGAGACTCGAACCCACTACAAAAATGGCCCCTTGAGCTTCGCCGCCTTAAGCGAAGATGGCGGCTCCCCACCGGTGCCCGGTTTCAGCTTCGAACTACGGGCACGCGACAGGAAGTGTGCTTCCCTTATCTCCGTCCCCCACGGGGTACTTCCGGTCCTTTTCAACCCGGCCCTCCCCTCTGCCGGGACAGCCGCTGCCCGGCTAACCGGGGGCGATGTCGGACACATGGAGCTCGATCCAGGCTCACAAGAAGCAGCTGGACTCGCTGCGGGAGCGGCTGCAGCGGAGGCGCAAGCAGGACCCGCTGGGTAAGGGAAGCAGGCGAAGGAAGCGCAGGGGTGTgtggataggataggataggataggatgcTAGGAAGCACCAGGGCAGGGCTGCATCCAAgtaagtcctgctcagagtagacccattggtaTTAATGGACCTAGGCTAGGCGCGAGTAGCTGAAGTCCATTCTCCTCTTGAGTATGGCTGAGGCTCCcgtttgcaccatacatttaaagcgttaCCATGCCACTTTAAAGAGTTTTGGCTTcccaaatcctgggaattgtagcttgtcaGGAGACACTCCTATTCTCCtcacggagctacagttcccagagttccctggggaaaaGGGTTGGTTGCCAAACCACCCCAAGAACGGGTCCAgaacttattttttttaagagcccCGGTGAATCGGATCCAGTATCCTCGCTGCGTCTGAATACATCTTCTGGCCAACATCGTCTTTGCGTGGGTGCCCGTCTGTGCATCATCTAgttgctttcatttatttatttttcgattttatacatttatataaTGTTACAAATCATTTTAACACTTCGAAAcgcgacttccttccccctctttcagcGGTtccttagtttttttaaaaaaatattttctgcatattccagattaacttaatcatttattcatctgctttaaatgtatactcttatacaggcttccccaacctcggccctccagatgttttgagactacaattcccatcatccctgaccactgttcctgctagctagggatcatgggagttgtaggccaaaaacatcgggagggccaaggttgaggaagcctgctcttatagaactgcaggttgttacaataattcTCCCAATGGTCttaactgtttacagtttgtaaatattcaataaaccatttccattcttgatTTCTTATctcgatttcttatttttcctgtaAGTTTCAACCttttctgcgtattccataaaGCTTttgtatctgcttttgttttaatttattaattgaCAGCGGCCTACATCACACAGTGGCTGCGAATCTTGCCTTCGGAGGGCATTTGTCAATATATATGCTTAGCCTAAGATGGATGTATCCATggttactgtatttttaatgcGAGCTGATCCGGCGGGAGCTGTTCTGTTCTTTACTCTTCTTTCTTTTAGTTGCTTGTCTTCCTTCATAAAAAAATTGGTTTAAAAGGAACCAACGCCGTGTTTCCAAAAGTGGCCAGCTAGCAAGCTTCATAGCAGAACATAAGAGGCAGGATGCCTTCGAGTTCcacttgctgggaattgcaaatggggagagtgctgggatactcaggttctgctttcaggcttcctttAGCAAGCCGTTGTGGGAGCAGAAAACTagactggatgggcctttggcctgatccagcaacggTGCTCTTCTTTAATGACCTCATCTTTCCTTACATCAGACCTGAGGAATCCGGACCTGGCCCTCAGCCCTCCCTTTCGAAGCGACAGTCCGGTTCCTTCGTCCGTCACGCCCAGCACTGCCACTGAGCCAGGGGATCTAGTGGCTGATCCTGAACTTGAGAAGAAGCTCCTGCATCACCTCTCCGACTTAGGACTGGCCCTACCCACAGACGCCTTGTCTATCTGCCATGCCATTTCCACGGTGAGCAATAAACCTGATTGGATGTCATTGTCTGCTTCCCCCCTGACTTGCCCTCTCCTAGGCAAGGTCTACATTCTTCCCATTGGTCTATTCACTTTTAGGGACCCCCAGGTTTATTTGGGAGTCGGCACATCCTCTGCAggatccattattattattattattattaaaaattatttatacttttcaagtttttaCATTTCACTACTTTTGAACATTTCGTTAATCTTACAATCATTTgtaagggagggggaaagttgCTTGGGCACCAGTTTTTAAAATTAGCTTTCTTATAATGACCAGATGAGATGGAAACTGTTCTGGTAGTTTGATGGAACAGCCATTACCACATGAGagaaaagaagagacaaaagtAGGCTGATATCTCAGCAGAGCCAAGGGACCAtccctgcttcccttctctccatTTGCTGTagcaatttcccctctctctccagagcagagcaaaagcttaaaggtaaagggacccctgaccattaggtccagtcgtggccgactctggggttgtggcgctcatctcgctttattggccaagggagccggtgtacagcttccgggtcatgtggccagcatgactaagccgcttctggcgaaccagagcagcgcacagaaacgccgtttaccttcccactggagtggtacctagttatctacttgtactttgacgggctttcgaactgctaggttggcaggagcagggaccaagcaacgggagctcagcccgccacgggaattcgaaccgctgaccttctgatcggcaagtcctaggctctgtggtttaacccacagcgcttacACGTTCCATAAAAACTCGGTGAGGTTAAGCAGTTAATTTGTTGCGGCTTTGCTTAGTCTGTTGCTGTTTTGATTGTGACAGGCTGGTctcatagaaacataggaaggtATCTGACCGTTGAGTCATCTATctcagtattctctacactgactggcagtctcTCTCCATGGCTTCAGACTGGTGTCTGCCAGCCCTACATGGTGGGGATCgaacccaggaccttttgcatgcaaggcagatgctttgccactgagccacagctcttCCTCTCACTTGTTGTCTGACGCTGCCAGTCCACACCTCCTCAACCTCCTCTGACTGGCTTACTCCTTGTCCCGCAGCCCGAAGCCCCCGCCACTCAGCGGAGTGTGGAAAGCCTCTTGCAGAAGTTTGCGGCGCAGGAGCTCATTGAGGTCAAGCGGGGCCTCCTCCAGGATGACGACCAGCCCATGCTGGTCACCTACGCTGACCACTCCAAGCTCTCCGCCATGATGGGTGCCGTGGCCGAGAAGAAGGACTCCGGGGAAGGGGTCGGGCCCGGAGGGCCAAAGAGGAGAGCCGGGGAGCAGGACGCCGGGGTCCCCGCCTCTGCCTCCGGGGCTGCTCCCTCTGCCTTGGCGTCTTCCGAGGTGCTCAAGGAGCCCCCCAAGAAGTCTCGCAAGCAGGCCTCGGACCTGGACCTGGAGATCGAGAGCCTGCTGAGCCAGCAGTCGACGAAGGAGCAGCAGAGCAAGAAGGTAGGGGAGGGAGTGAGGGACGACCGCTAAATCCCAGGGTGGTCGTGAAAAACCAGCAGAGGCTGGTTCCTGAGGGCAAATGGCGCACTGCCTCACCAACCCCAGCCCTCACTTGCCCGCCTTATCCTGAGGATGCCACAGCCTGCCAACTTCCTCCTCAAGTTTTCTTGTAATTCACAGCCAGCTGTTCCCTCTGGCAGTATCCTGAGAATGCcctcatcaataataataataataataataataataataataataataatttattatttataccccgcccatctggctgggtttccccagccactctgggcggcttccaacagaacactaaaatacaataacctattaaacattaaaagcttccctaaagagggctgccttcagatgtcttctaaaagtttggtagttatttttctctttgacatctggtgggagggcgttccacagggcgggtgccactaccgagaaggccctctgcctggttccctgtaacttggcttcttgcagcgagggaaccgccagaaggccctcagcgctggacctcaggcagaatgatggaggtggagacgctccttcaggtatactggactgaggccgtttagggctttaaaggtcagcaccaacactttgaattgtgctcggaaacatactgggagccagtataggtctttcaagaccagtattatatggtctcggcggccgctcccagccaccagtctttTCAGGCCCACTTTTGTTTGAGATAGAACTACAGTAATCACAATACACAAAGCGCAACAGGCTGAATAATCATAACAGTGAACATTTTATTGGTTATTTCCTAATGTAAAGATCTAGCCCAGTATGTTCAACATATACAGTTCATATATACGGTATATAACCTATGGTaatgcatttcctcttttcttATCTGTTTCTTCTTGTGAGTTCCTGTGTAACACAATCCTTAGGTAAAAATAGAAAAGTCTTCAAGGCAACAAGAACAACACAGCTGATGTAGACTGCTGGCACAAGCTGGCTGGTGCAGGTACAAACTGCTAACTTGGGCAGAACAAGGTTTCCGGATATCTCCCTTGTTTCACCCCGAAGCGCTTCCTCAGCTGATATTAGATCTATACAATATAAATAAACGCATGGTAATACAATATCATTTATATGTAAATTAAAAAATGTGGGAGCTAGGATACAACCTTGCTTAACTCCCTTTGTGCCTGGCACGGCTCCTGTGAGCTTCCCATTTGTAGAGCTACGCACTTTCAGCACAGTGTATTCATATAGGCATTTAATCAAGAACAATAATCTTTTGTCTATACTTGAAGCGTTCAACTTATCCCAACAGTCTTATTCAAGAGAGTGAATCGAATGCAGCTTTCAGGTCAATGAAAGCTGCATAGAGCACACTACCTGGTTTCTTAACATACTTACCTATAAAATGGGCTAGTACAAAGCAAAGGTCTGTAGCTGATCTGCCTTGTCTGAATCCTGCTTGCTCTTTGGCAAGAATAGCATCATCAGTTATCCAATCAACTAGCTTATTGTAAAGATGCTTTACAATAACCTCCTTTTTAGACTTCAAGTGTTGCCCTTGAAGAAGTCAGCAGAGAGGAAGATGACAGCAAAAAGAGGTAGTTGGCTCcagctgtcattggctctggcgccacctgctgttggcctcTCTGCTTTCCacccaatgagcaccagccagCCCTGGgaagatttgttttattttaggaTTAGGCATTTACAGCCTTCCTTTCATTATGCAGTCCCAAAGTGGGTTATGTAGATCTCAGTGCAATACCTAGACATTTGTACTGGAGGTGTATTCTGATCTCACGCTGCAGCCCTAGAAGACCTGTACAGAAAAAAGGCATTCTTGATCTGGCGTTGAAATGTatacacagttgtaccttggaaatcaaatggaatccgttccggaagtctgttcgacttccaaaacatccggaaaccaaagcgcggcttctgaatggctgcaggaagctcctgcagccaatcagaagctgcggaagctccgtcggatgttcgggttccaaagaatgtttgcacaccagaacactcacttccgggcttgtggcgttcaggagccgaaacgtcCAAATACCAAGGTGTTCATgatccaaggtatgattgtaatgAGAAGGTCAGATGCACCTTGGAAGGTGAAACATTCCACAGCTTGgagggccaccacagagaaggctctcttGTGTACTGCTGCCCCACGAACTTCACTGGGTGGCTGAAATGGCCAGCAGGGCATCCCTGCAGATCGCAACAGGTCTGCATGCTTGGGGTCTAGAGTCCATAATTTCCCCAGTGTGCTGTCTCTGTGGGTGGCCAGTTGGACGCTGTACCCTAGGGGTGGGGGACACTGAGCACACCTGTCAGTCAGCTGATATCGCAATGACATGAAGCGTTGCAACGTCAACGAAGAAAATCCTTGATTCTTTCCATTTCAGGCATGGCTTCAAACTGTGACTGCAAAGGAGCATTTTTGCCTTTGCATCCTGGCTCAAACTCAACCCAGGAGACGAGTGGGGCTTGCAGGCATTTAGATCCAAGCCCTGCTTTCAGGAAGGATTGGCCGCACGTGGGAGCTCCCGATATGACGACATTTACCCCCCCTTAAAAAGAACCCAACCCCCCCAAGACCTGCCCTCTTAGCAAGCAATGTGGATGGAGCcaaaaaatgaaaattaattcCAGTTGGAACCACGAAGACTGGAAGCCCAGGCAATTTTGTATGTCTTTCTTTCCACTGACCTGGTCTCGGCCTCCTTGCCTCCCCAGGTGAGCCAGGAGATCTTGGAGCTGTTGAACACGACGACGGCCAAGGAGCAATCCATCGTGGAGAAGTTCCGCTCACGAGGCCGTGCGCAGGTGCAAGAGTTTTGCGACTACGGAACCAAAGAGGAGTGCATGAAGGCCAGCGACGCCGACCGGCCGTGCCGAAAGCTCCACTTCCGGTGAGCCTCTGGGGTTCGGTGAGCCCCGAAACAGTTTTGGAAATGCCGCAGGACTTCCACAAACTTTTAGAGCGGGATCTGGGAACTCAGGCTTTTCGCCATGCtgtgtcttggccttgctttatAAAACCAGCCCCAGTGAATCAGACTAAAGATGCAGGTGACCCAGTttctgaagacagttcggaaactccAGCTGTGCAGGACTTGGCTGCCAGGTTGCACACCCGGGGCAAGATAGTTTTAAGCATATAACGGCAATCCTGGCCCGACTGCCCattaatttctgggcccaattgaaaaggttggttttgacctataaaacctaaAAGGGCCCAGGaccgcaatacagtggtacctcgggttgcagacgattcaggttacagacgcttcaggttacagacgctggtaacccagaaacccagaaaagttaagaactttgcttcaggatgagaacagaaattgtgtggcggcagcgggaggccccattagctaaagtggtgcttcaggttaagaacagtttcaggttaagaacggacctccagaacgaattaagttcttaacccaaggtaccacgctACCTCAAGGGCAGGCTCTCACCGTATGCACTGATCCAGACCCTGCATTGATCAGCTGAGGCCCCTTCCATGTGAGGTCCAGAATGTGGCAACATGAAAACGGGCCTTTTTTGCAGTAGCTCCCCGCTTTTAGAATTCCTCTATAATCAGgattttggctaattaaaccatctatggttcccaaccttttttttttccttttttgttttgccatgtcccacctaagcatctcgAAAATCCTGATTCTCCCCACCCTCCCGtgacatataccatatttttcgctctataagacgcaccagaccacaagacacacctagtttttggaggaggaaaacaagaaaaaaaatattctgaatctcagaagccagaacagcaagagggatcgctgcgcagtgaaagcagcaatccctcttgctgttctggcttctgggatagctgcgcagcttgcattcgctccataagatgcacacacatttccccttactttttaggagggaaaaagtgagtcctatagattaaaaaatacggtaattcttattattaaaaaaagtgaactcctattcaagTGGAGGAAACCTAAAAGGCcgttaactgttaataactcattctcaaattgccccccttaaaaatcaaattgcccccctgtggcaACCATGGATCTATATCCTTTTAAATTGTGTGGGTGgtggggtgttattgttttgtttggtaCCGtgttacacatttttgtgttttcatactgTAAACTGCCTGGCGATCCTCTGACGAAGGTAGAGAAATTTAATTGATAATGAtaacaaaattcaaaacagtaacaattaattgcacatttattcaaaatccagctAAAGTGGTTTAGTTGAATTAatccaacaaaactgatgaatttGATCCAGTGATGCCAGCTTTTCGAAAGTCCGATAGTCATTCACAACTCCAGTGCCCCTGCTGCcaaccccttgcctcttagctcCCACCGCCAGATAATCCCACCACTGATTCCACTGCTTTTGAGAACCACCAGTTTAGATGAACTTTAATAATTATTCAGATCCGAACCGTGCCTTCAAGGGGGTGGGATGTTTAGTTTGCCATTTTATTTCTAATTATTAAGATAGGCTGCCTTTCGCACGGGCCTTTCAAAGTGGCGTATCATAAAGCCCAAACCCAGAAATAGATGAATCCTGTTAAAATCACATCCAGTCaagcagtcgggggggggggggtgtcagaggCTTCACATGAAACAGTCCAATGTGGACGTGAAGCAAGGTAGCATCTAGAGAAACAGCCACCCCTTCTCCTTACAGCCGCATCATCAACAAGCACACGGACGAGTCTCTGGGGGACTGCTCCTTCCTCAACACCTGCTTCCACATGGACACCTGCAAGTACGTCCACTACGAAATCGACGCCTGTGCCGACCTGGACGCCCCTTGCGGGCGGGAGCTGAGCTCGGGCCAGGAGCTGGCGCTGCCCCAGGCGGTGGGGAGGGATTCCAGCGTGGACCGCCTATTCCCTCCACAGGTACCCAGGGCTGGCCGCAGCGGATATCTGCAGCGGTAGGGAGGCGGGGAGGCATCCATGACTTGGTACCAGGCAGCATCCTCTGGATGCCACCTTAATTGCAGCggtccctcgggttacatacctcTCTGGATATGTAATCTTCGGGTTGCaaaagcagcaaacccggaagtatttttccgggtttcgctgctcgcgcatgcgcagaagtgctctatcagCCGTGCACAGAAGTGGCGCCTCTGGTTACAGATTTTTGGGGTGCGCAGagacccctggaacgaattaccgtatttttcactctataagatgcaccagaccacaagacgcacctagtttttggaggaggaaaacaagaaaaaaatattctgaatctcagaagccagaacaacaagcgggatcgctgcgcagcgaaagcagcgatccctcttgctgttctggtttctgggatggctgcgcagcctgcattcgctccataagacgcacacacatttccccttactttttaggagggaaaaagtgagtcttatagagcaaaa
Protein-coding regions in this window:
- the METTL3 gene encoding N(6)-adenosine-methyltransferase catalytic subunit METTL3, which encodes MSDTWSSIQAHKKQLDSLRERLQRRRKQDPLDLRNPDLALSPPFRSDSPVPSSVTPSTATEPGDLVADPELEKKLLHHLSDLGLALPTDALSICHAISTPEAPATQRSVESLLQKFAAQELIEVKRGLLQDDDQPMLVTYADHSKLSAMMGAVAEKKDSGEGVGPGGPKRRAGEQDAGVPASASGAAPSALASSEVLKEPPKKSRKQASDLDLEIESLLSQQSTKEQQSKKVSQEILELLNTTTAKEQSIVEKFRSRGRAQVQEFCDYGTKEECMKASDADRPCRKLHFRRIINKHTDESLGDCSFLNTCFHMDTCKYVHYEIDACADLDAPCGRELSSGQELALPQAVGRDSSVDRLFPPQWICCDIRYLDVSILGKFAVVMADPPWDIHMELPYGTLTDDEMRRLNIPVLQDEGFLFLWVTGRAMELGRECLNLWGYERVDEIIWVKTNQLQRIIRTGRTGHWLNHGKEHCLVGVKGNPQGFNRGLDCDVIVAEVRSTSHKPDEIYGMIERLSPGTRKIELFGRPHNVQPNWITLGNQLDGIHLLDPDVVAQFKQRYPDGIISKPKNM